One window of Colius striatus isolate bColStr4 chromosome 16, bColStr4.1.hap1, whole genome shotgun sequence genomic DNA carries:
- the FAM210B gene encoding protein FAM210B, mitochondrial → MYRLVRLGPLRPPAVPRSPPCRLPLAAVPRLAWARLSPPLPLVTLRSAAGSSVKDAGGFPEKSATDPSGEDKKPNKSQQLKQVFKEYGAIGVSFHVGISLVSLGIFYLAVSSGVDMTAVLFKLGFSESSLQSKMAAGTSTFVLAYAIHKLFAPVRISITIVSVPFIVRYCRKIGFFKPPAPNP, encoded by the exons ATGTACCGCCTGGTGCGCCTGGGCCCGCTGCGGCCGCCGGCGGTCCCGCGCAGCCCCCCGTGCCGGCTCCCGCTTGCCGCCGTTCCCCGCCTCGCCTGGGCTCGCCTCAGCCCGCCGTTACCCCTGGTAACGCTGCGATCTGCCGCCGGCAGCTCTGTCAAG GATGCAGGTGGATTCCCTGAAAAGTCAGCCACGGATCCCAGTGGGGAGGACAAGAAGCCAAACAAATCCCAGCAGCTGAAGCAAGTTTTTAAAGAATATGGTGCCATAGGGGTTTCATTCCATGTTGGAATTTCATTAGTATCTCTAGGAATCTTCTACCTGGCTGTGTCAAG tggTGTGGATATGACTGCAGTTCTCTTCAAACTTGGTTTCAGTGAatcatcgttgcaatctaaaatgGCTGCTGGTACAAGCACCTTTGTGCTGGCATATGCTATTCACAAATTGTTTGCTCCAGTTCGAATCAGCATCACAATAGTTTCTGTGCCATTTATTGTCCGCTACTGCCGGAAGATTGGTTTCTTCAAACCTCCTGCCCCAAATCCATGA